One window of Sinorhizobium fredii NGR234 genomic DNA carries:
- a CDS encoding branched-chain amino acid ABC transporter substrate-binding protein gives MKKSLLSAVALTAMVAFSGTAWADLLVGVAGPLTGPNAAFGAQLQKGAEQAAADINAAGGINGEQIKLVLGDDVSDPKQGISVANKFVADGVKFVVGHFNSGVSIPASEVYAENGILEITPSATNPQFTERGMWNTFRTCGRDDQQGAVAGAYLAANFKDAKIAIIHDKTPYGQGLADETKKATNEAGLTEALYEGINIGDKDFSALIAKMKEAGVSVVYYGGLHTEAGLIMRQMKDQGLKATFMSGDGIVSNELASIAGDAVDGTLMTFAPDPRKNPASKELVEKFRAAGFEPEAYTLYSYAALQVIADAAKAAGGNDPQAVAEAIKAKGPFKTAIGELGYDEKGDITRPDYVMYTWKKGEDGKFSYFQNE, from the coding sequence ATGAAAAAGTCTCTCCTGTCGGCCGTGGCGCTGACAGCAATGGTCGCCTTCAGCGGCACCGCATGGGCTGATCTGCTGGTCGGCGTCGCTGGTCCGCTGACCGGCCCGAACGCGGCGTTCGGCGCCCAGCTCCAGAAAGGTGCTGAGCAGGCGGCTGCGGACATCAACGCAGCAGGTGGCATCAACGGCGAACAGATCAAGCTGGTCCTCGGCGACGACGTCTCCGACCCGAAGCAGGGCATCTCGGTCGCCAACAAGTTCGTTGCCGACGGTGTGAAGTTCGTGGTCGGCCACTTCAACTCTGGCGTGTCGATCCCGGCATCGGAAGTCTATGCCGAGAACGGCATCCTGGAAATCACGCCGTCTGCAACCAACCCGCAGTTCACCGAGCGCGGCATGTGGAACACCTTCCGCACCTGCGGCCGTGACGACCAGCAGGGTGCGGTTGCCGGCGCTTACCTCGCCGCCAACTTCAAGGACGCGAAGATCGCCATCATTCACGACAAGACGCCTTACGGCCAGGGTCTTGCCGATGAAACGAAGAAGGCGACCAACGAAGCGGGCCTCACCGAGGCTCTCTACGAAGGTATCAATATCGGCGACAAGGATTTCTCGGCGCTGATCGCCAAGATGAAGGAAGCCGGCGTCTCGGTCGTCTACTACGGCGGCCTGCACACCGAAGCCGGCCTCATCATGCGCCAGATGAAGGACCAGGGCCTGAAGGCTACCTTCATGTCGGGCGACGGCATCGTTTCGAACGAGCTGGCCTCGATCGCCGGCGACGCTGTCGACGGCACGCTGATGACCTTCGCTCCGGATCCGCGTAAGAACCCGGCTTCCAAGGAACTCGTCGAGAAGTTCCGCGCCGCCGGCTTCGAGCCGGAAGCCTACACGCTCTATTCCTACGCCGCCCTGCAGGTGATCGCCGATGCCGCCAAGGCTGCCGGCGGCAACGATCCGCAGGCCGTTGCCGAAGCGATCAAAGCCAAGGGTCCGTTCAAGACCGCGATCGGCGAACTCGGCTATGACGAAAAGGGCGACATCACTCGCCCGGACTACGTCATGTACACCTGGAAGAAGGGTGAGGACGGCAAGTTCAGCTACTTCCAGAACGAATAG
- a CDS encoding DUF6867 family protein yields the protein MQGILYEEASIWQFLFITCVLGGWTAWRTGKSVAESWGEVPRLVVYVALLGLAIRFVHHALFEGTMFSPQYYVVDTLVLLLFATAGYRYYRTKQMSNMYYWLYEKTSPFSWKAK from the coding sequence ATGCAGGGAATTCTCTACGAAGAAGCCTCCATCTGGCAGTTTCTGTTCATCACCTGCGTCCTCGGCGGCTGGACCGCGTGGCGGACGGGCAAGAGCGTTGCGGAAAGCTGGGGTGAAGTTCCGCGGCTCGTTGTCTACGTTGCGCTGCTGGGACTTGCTATCCGCTTCGTGCATCACGCACTTTTCGAAGGCACGATGTTCAGCCCGCAGTACTATGTCGTAGACACGCTCGTACTTTTGTTGTTTGCTACCGCCGGTTACCGGTACTACCGGACCAAGCAGATGTCGAACATGTACTACTGGCTCTACGAGAAGACCTCACCTTTCTCCTGGAAGGCCAAATAA
- a CDS encoding 8-amino-7-oxononanoate synthase has protein sequence MISHGLGRYEKTLAGLGRKGRRRALVGQGGLDFTSNDYLGLANSPRLKAAIVSALERGVPVGAGGSRLLRGNHPEHEALEAEAAEFFGSDRVLFFGSGYAANVALFSTLPQRDDIIVHDALIHASAHEGIAASKATAVAARHNDVEAFADAIRRWRSAGGTGHPWIAVESLYSMDGDRAPLVELAMLAEQHDGFLVIDEAHATGIFGPGGRGFSAALDGRENVVVLHTCGKALGVSGALLGASAILCDYLVNRARGFIYSTAPSPLTAAAVREALRITADEPQRRAEFDALSTFANAALAATLGVEGSGSQILPVMIGDNGRAVRIADRLRNEGFDIRAIRPPTVPEGTARLRIAITLNVDRPAVAEMLESLKVAMAEER, from the coding sequence ATGATCTCGCACGGTCTCGGCCGCTACGAGAAGACCCTGGCGGGACTCGGGCGCAAGGGGCGACGGCGAGCGCTTGTCGGCCAAGGGGGGCTTGATTTCACCTCGAACGACTATCTGGGCCTTGCCAACTCGCCGCGCCTGAAGGCGGCGATCGTATCGGCGCTCGAGCGCGGCGTGCCGGTCGGGGCCGGCGGATCGCGACTGCTGCGCGGCAATCACCCCGAGCACGAAGCACTCGAGGCGGAGGCGGCTGAATTCTTCGGTTCGGATCGGGTACTGTTCTTCGGCAGCGGCTATGCCGCCAATGTTGCTCTGTTTTCGACCCTGCCGCAGCGCGACGACATCATCGTCCACGACGCACTGATCCATGCGAGCGCCCATGAGGGGATCGCGGCAAGCAAGGCAACAGCGGTAGCTGCCAGGCACAATGACGTCGAGGCCTTCGCCGACGCGATTCGCAGGTGGCGTAGCGCCGGCGGAACGGGGCACCCATGGATTGCCGTCGAAAGCCTCTATTCGATGGACGGCGACCGGGCGCCGCTCGTGGAGCTTGCCATGCTCGCCGAACAGCACGACGGCTTTCTGGTCATCGACGAGGCGCATGCCACGGGCATTTTCGGTCCCGGCGGCCGCGGGTTTTCGGCGGCGCTCGATGGCCGGGAAAATGTGGTCGTGCTGCATACCTGCGGCAAGGCGCTCGGTGTCTCCGGCGCGTTGCTCGGTGCCAGCGCAATCCTGTGCGACTATCTCGTCAACCGCGCCCGCGGCTTCATCTATTCGACCGCGCCGTCGCCGCTGACCGCGGCGGCAGTTCGCGAGGCCTTGCGGATCACTGCCGACGAGCCGCAGCGGCGGGCGGAATTCGATGCGCTCAGCACCTTTGCCAATGCGGCACTTGCCGCAACGCTCGGCGTCGAAGGCAGCGGATCGCAGATCCTGCCGGTCATGATCGGCGACAATGGCCGCGCCGTGAGGATTGCGGATCGCCTGCGCAACGAAGGCTTCGACATCCGGGCGATCCGCCCGCCGACGGTCCCCGAAGGCACGGCGCGGCTCCGGATCGCCATCACGCTGAATGTCGACAGGCCGGCGGTCGCTGAGATGCTGGAAAGCCTGAAGGTGGCGATGGCGGAGGAACGATGA
- a CDS encoding ABC transporter ATP-binding protein, whose translation MTAPLLNVRGVETYYGNIRALNGVDVEVHRGEIVSLIGANGAGKSTLMMTIFGKPQARTGSIYFEGKDITRLPTHEIARLRIAQSPEGRRIFPRMTVLENLQMGASLDDLKHFKEDVEKVFTLFPRLKERQAQRGGTLSGGEQQMLSIGRALMARPKLLLLDEPSLGLAPLIVKGIFEAIKKLNKQEGLTVFLVEQNAFGALKLSDRAYVLVNGRVTMSGTGKDLLANPEVRAAYLEGGRH comes from the coding sequence ATGACCGCTCCGCTGCTGAATGTAAGAGGCGTCGAGACCTATTACGGCAATATCCGGGCGCTGAACGGCGTCGATGTCGAGGTTCACCGGGGCGAAATCGTTTCGCTGATCGGTGCCAACGGTGCCGGCAAGTCGACGCTGATGATGACGATCTTCGGCAAACCGCAGGCACGCACCGGTTCGATTTACTTCGAAGGGAAAGACATCACGCGCCTGCCGACGCACGAGATCGCCCGGCTCCGGATCGCCCAATCCCCTGAAGGGCGCCGCATCTTCCCGCGCATGACGGTTCTCGAAAACCTCCAGATGGGCGCCAGCCTCGACGACCTGAAGCACTTCAAGGAAGACGTGGAAAAAGTCTTCACGCTGTTCCCGCGGCTCAAGGAGCGGCAGGCGCAGCGCGGCGGGACGCTGTCGGGCGGTGAACAGCAGATGCTGTCGATCGGCCGCGCGCTGATGGCTCGCCCGAAGCTGCTGCTGCTCGACGAGCCGTCGCTCGGCCTTGCGCCACTCATCGTCAAGGGCATTTTCGAGGCGATCAAGAAGCTCAACAAGCAAGAAGGCCTGACCGTGTTCCTCGTCGAGCAGAACGCTTTTGGGGCGCTCAAGCTTTCTGACCGGGCCTACGTCCTCGTCAACGGCCGGGTGACGATGAGCGGAACGGGCAAGGACCTGCTCGCCAATCCGGAGGTCCGCGCCGCCTATCTCGAAGGCGGCCGCCATTGA
- the bioB gene encoding biotin synthase BioB, which translates to MRNEIATSGANSENSTAGGAHWNLVEARKIYNLPFNDLLFRAQSVHRAHFDPNAVQMSRLLSIKTGGCAEDCGYCSQSAHYPTGLKASKLMEVERVIAEARRAKEGGATRYCMGAAWRSPKERDMEVIVAMVRGVRSLGMEACMTLGMLSPQQSERLADAGLDYYNHNVDTSERFYSEIITTRTFADRLDTLANVREAGIKVCAGGILGMGETVEDRISMLVTLANLPAAPESVPINMLIPIPGSKLADAAPVDPIDFVRTIALARILMPLSHVRLSAGRTEMSDEMQALCFFAGANSIFVGETLLTADNPGEDHDAALFRRLGLKPMALEQAEMEPAE; encoded by the coding sequence ATGCGGAACGAGATCGCAACGAGCGGAGCCAATTCCGAGAATTCCACGGCCGGTGGGGCGCATTGGAATCTCGTCGAGGCAAGAAAAATCTATAATTTGCCCTTTAACGACCTGCTGTTCCGTGCCCAGTCCGTCCACCGCGCCCATTTCGATCCGAACGCCGTGCAGATGAGCCGGCTGCTATCGATCAAGACCGGCGGCTGCGCGGAGGATTGCGGCTATTGCAGCCAGTCGGCGCATTATCCGACCGGCCTCAAGGCATCGAAGCTGATGGAGGTCGAGCGGGTGATTGCCGAGGCGCGCAGGGCCAAGGAAGGCGGCGCGACGCGCTATTGCATGGGGGCCGCCTGGCGCAGCCCTAAGGAACGCGACATGGAGGTGATCGTCGCCATGGTCCGCGGCGTCAGGTCGCTCGGCATGGAAGCCTGTATGACGCTCGGCATGCTGTCGCCGCAACAATCGGAGCGGCTCGCCGATGCGGGGCTCGACTACTACAACCATAATGTCGATACCTCGGAGCGCTTCTACAGCGAGATCATCACCACTCGCACTTTCGCCGACCGGCTGGACACGCTCGCCAATGTCCGCGAGGCGGGCATCAAGGTCTGCGCCGGCGGCATACTGGGGATGGGCGAAACGGTCGAGGATCGCATCTCGATGCTGGTGACGCTCGCCAATCTGCCAGCCGCGCCGGAAAGCGTGCCGATCAACATGCTGATCCCGATACCCGGGTCGAAGCTTGCCGACGCGGCGCCCGTCGATCCGATCGATTTCGTCCGGACGATCGCGCTCGCCCGCATCCTGATGCCGCTGTCCCATGTCCGCCTTTCGGCCGGCCGCACGGAGATGTCCGACGAGATGCAGGCGCTCTGTTTCTTTGCCGGAGCGAATTCGATCTTCGTCGGCGAAACGCTGTTGACTGCCGACAATCCCGGTGAAGACCACGATGCGGCGCTGTTCCGCCGCCTCGGGCTCAAGCCGATGGCACTGGAACAGGCCGAGATGGAGCCCGCCGAATGA